Proteins co-encoded in one Setaria viridis chromosome 9, Setaria_viridis_v4.0, whole genome shotgun sequence genomic window:
- the LOC117838973 gene encoding uncharacterized protein, protein MAAASQAVSAPPSAAAPAPAPNPGKRKTRAKGKGNKNKAKKKLARSGQDDSIHRRRNKPSAKFLKLLRKRARDYNSDDDEEDDDRQQEHQPNPRRRRRDEEEEEEEDEALSHSDQEEEDEEEEGVSTSAITRFEQGCRAFRVAFLKIMAKKLPDDPLGPILSAHKKLVAAKLAEELEEHKPKGEARKEKRMAAEKGHVIPEDHLDSKEKELIKVATKGVVRLFNAVSKAQKPRKDLNPSRTKDAKVLAKERKNTFLAELEMPSHQDKKSQAPSNFSKHTGKDEDEPAWAPLRDTYMLGSKLKDWDKMKDSAAASGQAEVPLGDSSDEE, encoded by the exons atggccgccgcgtcACAGGCCGTATCAGCacctccgtccgccgccgcccccgcccccgccccgaaCCCCGGCAAGCGCAAGACGCGGGCCAAGGGCAAGGGCAACAAGAACAAGGCGAAGAAGAAGCTCGCGCGCTCCGGCCAGGATGActccatccaccgccgccgcaacaAGCCCAGCGCCAAGTTCCTCAAGCTGCTCCGGAAGCGGGCCCGCGACTACaactccgacgacgacgaggaagacgacgaccgGCAGCAGGAGCACCAGCCgaacccacgccgccgccgccgtgacgaggaggaggaggaggaggaggatgaggcccTCTCCCACTccgaccaggaggaggaggacgaggaagaagagggtgTCTCCACCTCTGCCATCACCAGGTTCGAGCAAGGCTGCAGGGCGTTCCGCGTAGCCTTCCTCAAGATCATGGCCAAAAAGCTCCCTGACGATCCCCTG GGTCCAATTCTGTCAGCGCACAAGAAGTTGGTCGCTGCCAAGTTGGCCGAAGAGTTAGAGGAGCACAAGCCCAAGGGGGAGGCTAGAAAGGAGAAGCGAATG GCAGCAGAGAAGGGCCATGTCATACCTGAAGATCACTTGGACAGCAAAGAGAAGGAACTCATCAAGGTTGCTACGAAGGGGG TTGTCAGGCTGTTCAATGCG GTGAGCAAGGCACAGAAGCCTCGGAAAGATTTGAACCCATCAAGAACTAAAGATGCCAAAG TTTTagcaaaagaaaggaaaaacacCTTCCTCGCGGAATTGGAGATGCCATCACATCAAGATAAAAAGAGCCAGGCACCTTCAAATTTCTCTAAG CATACTGGCAAAGATGAAGATGAGCCAGCATGGGCACCCTTGCGTGACACATACATGCTTGGTTCTAAATTAAAGGACTGGGATAAAATGAAG GATTCTGCTGCAGCGAGTGGGCAAGCAGAGGTTCCTTTAGGTGACTCTTCAGACGAGGAATAG
- the LOC117836656 gene encoding uncharacterized protein, producing the protein MVVERFLGPKHVEDTTSKSLKNSLLQMLAKYGLSMGRLRGQRYDGASNTRGEFNGLQKLIRDENPYAFYVHCFAHQLQLVIVSVTSSCSSFDDFFNYVSLIVTSASSSCKRKNKLIAKHREEILERLESGEIFSGKHQKTNLVRTGETRWGSHLTTLARIESMWNSVVKVLSMVHEDERNTSRAGGLVRKMESFSFVLNMKFMLKVLRITNELSLLLRRKDQNIVQAFSLLIDVRTRLVTLRNEGWQPLLDEVISFCNDKKIPVPNMDETIPRWGRSRLDGNLITQEYHYCVDTFLAALDAIMTEMDHRFNEVSSELLVSFACLDPRNSFAKFDIEKIARLTEIYDQDFTDIERSNIRDQLETFVIHMRRVYLFKDCPDFGSLAIKMVKRERDIAFPLVFRLVKLALLLPVATASVERAFSAMNIIKTDLRNRMNDEWLNSLILCYIEKEIFEALMEMKSRRHFKLARIGP; encoded by the coding sequence ATGGTTGTGGAAAGGTTTTTGGGTCCGAAGCATGTTGAGGACACAACATCAAAATCACTAAAGAATTCTTTGCTTCAAATGCTTGCCAAATATGGATTATCTATGGGTAGACTACGGGGACAAAGATATGATGGAGCATCAAATACGAGAGGTGAATTCAATGGTTTGCAAAAACTAATTCGTGATGAGAACCCATATGCTTTTTATGTTCACTGCTTTGCCCACCAATTGCAACTAGTCATTGTTTCTGTTACATCTAGTTGCTCATCCTTTGATGATTTCTTCAACTATGTGAGCTTAATTGTGACTAGTGCAAGTTCATcatgtaaaagaaaaaataagctAATTGCAAAGCATCGTGAAGAAATTTTGGAACGATTGGAAAGTGGTGAAATCTTTTCAGGAAAGCATCAAAAAACAAATTTGGTTAGAACTGGGGAAACAAGATGGGGTTCTCATTTAACAACATTAGCTCGTATTGAGTCAATGTGGAATTCTGTTGTCAAGGTGCTGTCAATGGTTCATGAGGATGAGCGTAATACTAGTCGAGCAGGTGGTTTGGTGCGCAAAATGGAGAGCTTCTCTTTTGTTTTGAATATGAAGTTCATGTTGAAAGTGCTTCGCATTACTAATGAGTTGTCTCTCTTGCTGCGAAGGAAGGATCAAAATATTGTTCAGGCCTTCTCATTGCTTATTGATGTGAGAACACGGCTGGTCACTTTGAGAAATGAAGGCTGGCAGCCATTACTTGATGAAGTCATATCATTTTGCAATGATAAGAAGATTCCAGTGCCAAACATGGATGAGACAATACCTAGATGGGGTCGGTCAAGGCTAGATGGTAACTTAATCACTCAAGAATATCATTACTGTGTTGATACTTTCCTGGCTGCTCTTGATGCTATTATGACAGAGATGGACCATCGCTTCAATGAGGTATCATCAGAGTTGCTTGTTTCCTTCGCTTGTCTGGATCCAAGAAATTCTTTTGCTAAGTTTGATATAGAAAAGATTGCTCGATTGACTGAAATATATGATCAAGATTTCACTGACATTGAGCGTTCTAATATAAGAGATCAACTTGAGACCTTTGTCATACATATGCGAAGAGTTTATTTATTCAAAGATTGTCCTGATTTTGGAAGTTTGGCTATAAAAATGGTTAAACGTGAAAGAGATATTGCTTTTCCATTGGTCTTTCGGCTCGTTAAGTTAGCATTGCTTCTACCAGTAGCAACAGCATCTGTTGAAAGAGCTTTTTCAGCTATGAATATAATCAAGACAGATCTACGGAATAGAATGAACGATGAGTGGCTTAATAGCTTGATATTGTGCTACATTGAGAAGGAAATTTTTGAGGCATTGATGGAGATGAAATCAAGAAGACATTTCAAGCTAGCAAGAATCGGGCCATAG